The Caloenas nicobarica isolate bCalNic1 chromosome 32, bCalNic1.hap1, whole genome shotgun sequence genome includes the window tcttgtcgtttcagaacgagctctCTGGGGTcatgaattacatccagctgcaagtgctgagcaactggggccacccggaccacacctgcctgtatcggttcagggtgcatgGTGATCcacccaaagacgggggagaagTTCCAGTTTCATATGTCAATAatttccattaatgttcaccaagtcaAGTTCtggtctgctttgcctgtgatgctgactggtccttcctgagctaactgcagctccccgtccttctctcaacccatcagcttatgggaggcttcaggagtccacagcaagattttccttattaaggaaaactcagtcacaaatctgcagaaagcctgacatccacatacttgctgcctccacaggtacatcagcaaggccctgcctgtacaccaaagattaaattaatggacagttttcctgtgcaggaagcaactaaggatcagtgcaaccatctgttgttacctgttttcacaagaggcagatgctgcttcagcgtccacctttcagtgtgttgccaatgagaaaatggaagtgtgatttttctaagaaggaaaccttaactggaaagttggttcatacCTCACTTGCCTctctgtgcctataatcgaattaatagctcaggaaacgttacagagtgattagcaaagcaaactcaggacacttaagagatcccataaccacacgagtctgtctttccttttgactccgagttccccaagccccaaggcaggagcaggcagggcagtcgtgcgcttgggtggcaccagggaggagagagcaggagcagcgcttggcacccagggctggcaacagcaatttgtgctctgagctggggtttAGTCCATGTGCTAGCCCAGCAcagatccagataccaaactgagggtgtcagttcatccctggtgccacacacacggcaccttcttccatctcctcctcccgatgagctgttttccagccccttccacctcagcccagctcagacacatgcactctggcccagggctgactggggctggtgaccctcgctgggcagcagcaggaaccgctctgaccctggttgtggggctgtccctgggctgagccctcgggcccagggaTGGAGAACTGGGCCATGttggggcccaggggtgctgaggttgacaggtccccccagcctgtctgtgctggagacacctgctcctgcagcacccctggtcctggacctgaacttgctccatcctcatccagaagcacacatttgtttggcattttcttaaaactgaagatcattcaggtagagggaGAGCCTGTTTAgaagtttgagtagtttgggggctggggccctcaggggtgggggctgtttctgccccgtgGCCTTGGCCGGCCGctccagctgggaagggactttccaaaatcctgctggaaggaggcagatgtggccacccccggcacagcctcagggtctgctgccaacctgccgtcagatcatctctccatagaatcatagcatcgttttggctggaagagaccatcaggttcatggagtccaaacataacccaactctagcactaacccatgtccctcatgacctccagtctaaacctcccctggcacaacttgaggccatttcctcttgtcctctcacttgctccttgggagaagagaccaaccccctccacgctccaacctcctttcaggcagttgtagacagtgatcaggtctcccctcagcctcctgttctccagggtgaacccaccacttccctcaactgctcctcatcacacttgtgctccggcccctcagcagctttgtcgcctcctctgcactctctctagtgcctcaatgtccttcttctgatgaggggcccaaaactgaacacagggttcaagctgcggcctcaccagcgccgagcacagtggcaacaagaaagtgtggctgatgttcttTCTTGACCACACTtccttccccactaaggaaagggaaaaggaggaaaagggagagagacttacaagttggatagatttaaaaaacaaaacgagACAAAAATTAACACTTGCCtcataatactaataatgagacaaataaggcaaaatatacaaaaccaatattgtatttcccagagtagccaaaatgctgccacaggggcaggtgtcccagcagaggctgcagagaagacatcaggaagtcttggactggactcggcagtaGACAGGAACTGggttcagggatgcaaggacgggaaccaggatcagggttgcaggcaggacaacgggcaggctcctcttgagatgccggccatggaccaagagcctgagaccctcgtgatctcccagctttaaactgtgcatgacgtggatggcatggaacaactcggTTTTCAGTTGCCGTCActtgttctgtccacccctccctgcaagtacaaccccctcacttatgggacgtaagagattcaccagcgatgttggctgctatagcaataagatctagtcctaggccttttctgcataccagccctaccggtagctcagtaaaactgtcaatattggccgttgtcagctctggagcagacagtgtttgaaaaacacgcatccaactgcagaaatatgcagttacttagaagagcttaagctgaaaggaaaattcactaaaatacaattagtcttgttttaacaaaaagcaggacagccctcatcacagtctgcaccttcctcagagaggcagcagaggtgaggggccgatgtcctgtctcgggtgaccagtgagaacaggacaggtggaaatggaatgaggctgcgtCAGGGCACGTTCAGCCTGGACATTAGGAGAAAGTTCTTCAgtggagggtggtcggtcactggaacaggctccccagggaagtggtcacggctcccagtctgtcagaggtcaaggagcgtctggacgatgctctttgtcttgtggtttagtgttacGTGGTTGTGCAAGCAGTGCAcagctggactcattgatccttatggggatcttctaactcgagatattctatgattctgtgatgttcgagctcaagaatagtccatcccagacccatttgtgtgtgtgtgtgtgtgtctctttctgggctaactggggagatgaggagatctctgggaggaatctaaaccttacatgtgtcatatggatgaatattttccactagcaCAGTCAagtgtacagagagacatggcggggttggggaggtgaggagcaggttctctgtacagtgatggacctcaggcagactgctgctccttcctgtccacacctcctcaggggacactctgcatcagtatcaatgggagaattctcctgtcacttctcctaagtgctctttctgtaccttcctcttTCACTACACCCTTGAAATATATCTAATTAAGTGCACAAGTGTTGAAGACCAGATGTACATGAGGGAAGTgacagggctctgtcagtcctgtctgataactgccagtcccaggcagatacctcaggtgccctggggcctctggaggtttgcactgggggctcATGGTCAGACCACGGAGCTGTGCCTGAAAACaggagaactgctctcagttcttcaaaaaacaaacaaacaaacaatacaaacccACAACttactcatcagctgaaatgattcaatattttaaataaaatgtccatgaatttctgtcctgccaaaatacggatttttacaatatgtatgaattgcaggagaagaaatattgtagttaccctgtgcttgtatttccagaactctgcctatgatactgtgtatttaatccccctgaacatccaggtgtttctacctgtccttattcaaaccaccatgtctgcagtcgtctcttcagaagcctatctggacatttgcactttccattgctccccagaggttcttcctcctctcactctttgctcattcagagcctctcacctttctctgctttgagtttcaggcaggtaaagctgaattgtctttcagccgtcgctctcatactccctgtaggcaactcttcaattgtggtgatggacctcactgaAAGTTGCTTAAACTAACGatagagtatattttattgttcgttatgttctgttgtgttttctttctcattatcttttttgcttttgccaattaaaatgcctctttctgcctatttaaatccagatctctaaggaaagcatgaagtaatttgTGCAGAGAAGttgtaacaatcaggtgcaaacttcagtggagaatctgatgtaaagaaaagtgatgtaactgccaGGGGGGCAATGAGCGAAACAGGGAGGTTAGAGaagtgaggagcaagggtgtccatcccgtgtctggcctcaagggactgcttttcccacctgtccaacctCCTCAagagacactctgcaccagtatccatgggagaattcttctctcacttcttccaAGTGCTCATTGAAAATGTTCTCTGTACCTaccccctgaaacctctctaatgagctctacgaatcttcaatacttgaagaaaattatggTAGAGACACAGCTTGTGAGggcttgaaacattttaatgagcccATGGTGTATTTGAGGCTGAGATCATGAACCTCAGGTACTGACaagagactcaacaaagctctcaagaagCCAAAGTCAACAGCAAAACCTTGAAGTTCCTcgaagcattaatgggccccactgagggctgttcctgacaaagcctccccagggactcgttagagcagataattggagacTGTGATGACatggaggccaaggccctgtgcaggtggctctgatggtgagaaaccccttggtttgctctctgaagcagaaaggagaagccatgacctccaggcaatgggaagggggatcctgtccctcacacacggctcagggctcttcctgggaccgtgggatgtgggtgtgcaaggccgagggaaggacaacactggtacaacaacttccagcatccccatggggctgcaaggaggcaacgaggccccagcACCATGAGGACGACATGTCTTCTCATGgacctcagtggcagagacaactgccatggccaaggagacagagacctgggttctcttggtgccttccagccttgccagcgccctttgccagCTCCACCGcaggctgttctacatggtcTTACAcctcagagaatcacagaatcagaggatgtcctgagttggaagggactcacaaggatcatcgaatccaagtcctgtccctgcatatgacagccccatagttcacaccatgtgtctgagggtgttgttcagtctcttcttgaacactctCAGGTTTGTAACCATGACAGCTCCCTGGGAACCCATATGCTGAACATCATGTCCAGGAGGAGATTTTGAGAGACACTGTCagaggctttactgaaatccaaaaagatcacgtcGACGGGTTTCCCTTGGTtgactaggtgggtaaccttgttgtagaaaaAATTAAGTTGGTTGGGCAAGACTTTCCTCTCATGtacccgtgctggctgggaccaatgactgcgttgtccttcagatgtttttctgtaACTCCCtgtccctctttccctgcagcctgtaGACACCCATGTCActtcccacctgctctcaccccagcatttctgtcccttcactgttgtgtctgcaccctcactggctgttctttggaacacaaaccatgagctgatccagctccctctgggtggcctcttgcaccacagcactgcccttacagtgacatttcttcctcctgataaccaGTCTTCATCTTCCAAGTTacactttgtgactttttttttgctctcctccttttttctgCTACCAAGGAAAGCTCGAccatctcagaaactgcccttcaAGCTGGGAACACAACCCATCAGTCTTCTTGTGGTGTTCCATCTCAACaaagagaagtcacctcaccgTGAGCTCCTAAatcccaggactgctgctggccttttagcttctctgatggacacgaccatgtccctgctgctgtctcGTCACGTACTCAGGTGGAATGGACATGACAACgcgtctccaaggcctcttcctgggtagggcctgtggaTACTTAGGccgaggttctttcccagccatgtccctgctgctgggctgtcacctccagagaaaAACTgacctcactgtccccttcacagccacgtGCTtcttactggattatgagtgtctgagacccaactgacctcaaaataccacacccatccatcacCCACCTTgtggcccaggacctgaccagacAAAAGTATGCTTGTTGTATGAATCTGATGAAATCTATTTCTTACTAATGGAGAATGAGAGAATGgagaaacattcttcacaggAAGTGCTGTATTCATGTTGACACGTTTTagatctcctcctctgcctgtttatttttttttcttcttcatacgTATGTTCGGTTTtccaaaacctctccaaggTAAAGattcattgaatcatagaataactcAGATTCGAAGAGAGCCctgaacatcatcttgtctGACTCTCCTGTTCAAGTCAGGGTCAACCATGTGAGGTTATTcaaggcctctgcccagctttgcatcatcctcaaaAGAGCTGCTAGTGCACTCGTCACATCATGCAGGGAGAGAATAAACACATTCAACAGTGTTTACccagtgctggtcactgagggaTTTCACCAGTAACTggttgcacagaaatatttgtaccTTTTATGACATTTGTGCTTGATCATTCAGCCACGTTCTCACCCAGCGTGCACTTCTTCAGCCCAGACAGCACCAATCTGGCTATAAGGACACTATGggagaccatgtctgaggccttgcaaaacTCCATGTACAGGACATACCCTCCTTTCCCCTGcacattttgtttcagcaatccctttcttctccttcaagTGCTTGGAAATGCCTGTAGGAGGACATGACgaatccccttcccagggacagaggcaggctgagCAACCTGCAGTCCTCTCAGTTCttgttcctgcccttcttgaagatggttttgatgtctgccttttccgAGGACCCCACAATCTCTCTGGTTGCTCTGGTGCTTTCAGAGCACAacccagaatcacaggcaaggttgacatagcagacaggagcacttgcaatgagtcTGTCCAAGGTAGCTGAGATCAATCTCTATGGaccagtggggtttgttcctggagtcacacacagaaatgtcaggttctgtcaggtgtccacatctgagctggcctcatggactccttatgcacccagggatgctcagagtctgtcccttttatgcacagaggcaggagtcacagtgtccctctggcctccagttgccactcccaagggatgggaggcacctcagccctgtggtgtgtcaccccactctgcactcatctgagatgtcccacgtcatgaggaatggatacggggacctcagttcaaggaagaacatcccagtgctgcattcgGGTGATTTCCTATGGGGTGTTCTTCCTaccatgaagtgacctcaagacctcactgtgccacaggccttcatggaacctcaaggaatagttgatggtgtttgtgctcacttgcgTTTATGTCACATCACATACATGACGTGTGTGCTCACATCTGATGTCTACAATGCAAACAGGGatttctgacctactcattccgtgtccctctgtgggtgagaggccagtgctggcaatggtggttgtgaggggccagtgcatgatgatgccctggggcagcttctgtggggtgtccagtgcacaggggcacagcccagcccctgctctgctggtcctgcaggtctctggcaggaggcctgactgtgagaggacactgctgtgtgcccagccctgcacacacacactgtgcagctgtgccctggtgttttgatcttcaggccacATTCTCAGAAGgttcttgagaaaaagtttgaatgaagacctaagcctttcacctttcttgtggaaaggctgttctgaggccagctctgtcacagcagtgcccattgcctgtccctgcctgcgctcacaggactgacacacagcaggacggtgaccaggctgccagagcactcaggccttgcaccaacacaagggatgagaaggagagtgtgggagtggaacgagaacagctctggaaggccaagcgctggtgctccctggcagtgctgccaggctggactcttttcccctcctcccaccgACACAGGAATTTTCCCTGAacctccaaaaaggccttggaaaggatatagtgaaaaacaagttactacaggaatgtttattttgtttaagagaaaaggagagcatggctcctcatttatacagccagtggttataaaagaaaagcagagagagaattagaaagggcatgacaacattaaaacaataaaaaaccaagcaataacagaaaatccagatgacaggctggTCCTGCAATTagctacattaaaactgctatgtagaagcagaCGGGCAGTttcttgcttcagaaaacacttagatacgagtttccacagggcatccttgagctcctggttcctcatgctgtagatgaggggattcactgctggaggcaccactgtgtaaagaacagacaccaccaggtccaaggatggggaggagatggagggggtcttcaggtaggcaaacatgccagtgctgacaaacagggagaccacggccaggtgagggaggcacatggaaaaggctttgtgccgtccctgctcagaggggatcctcagcacggccctcaagatctgcacataggacacgacgatgaacacaaaacacccaaatcctaaacaggcactaaccacaaggagcccagcttccctgaagtaggactgtgagcaggagagcttgaggatctgagggatttcacagaagaactggtccagggcattgcccttgcacagtggcagtgaaaatgtattggctgtgtgcagcagagcatagagaaacccagtggcccaggcagctgctgccatgtggacacaagctctgctgcccaggagggtcccgtagtgcaggggtttgcagatggcaacatagcggtcgtaggacatgacagtgagaagataaaactctgctgcaatgaaaaagacaaacagaaaaagctgggcagcacatcccatataagaaatggccctggtatcccacagagagttggccatggatttggggagaatggtggagatggagcccaggtcaaggagggcgaggttgaggaggaagaagtacatggggctgtggaggtgctggtcacaggctatggtggtgatgatgaggccgttgcccaggagggcagccaggtagatgcccaggaagagccagaagtgcaagagctgcagctcccgtgtgtctgtgaacgccaggaggaggaactgggtgatggagctgctgttggacatttgttgtttcttgccGTGGGGACTCTcttccaaaaaggaaatgacatcTTAAAATCAGGACATACTCCTCTGAGCAAAGCCACTCCATTTTTCATTCACACCCAGCcccatttgaaatgcatttcgTTTCTCTGCTATGTGCTGGCAGAGTGTGCTgcgaggagcaggacctctgcccgtctggggcccagcagccagctttACTCggctgcagtggggacacagggggagcTAGTTTGAGAGCTCTGATGTTCACAAGCAATGTTATGCACTGTTAATGAAAATCTTCAATATCTGCTCTCATGACACTTAagagcatgggctgcagagcagaggcttaGTGTGTCATTATTATGATTTTgtccatgtttttaattttccaccatcacATCTCATGACTAGATTTTTGTAGGGCTTGAGTTTCTCATAtatatgactgaaaatgtgaagagtcttgagacaggacaggcaaaagggctcatctctctgtggctcagtgcagagtcaggagagcagcttttacccattttccctgtgctttcacctgtgctgccttaaaaacaacttcataaacaatcctctctttaaaagaaaacccaaaactggactcatactggagcagggagccctgtttgaaagggcagatctgcaaactcttctctgccccagcccagaggtggagatgtgatggagagagcaggacacgacccctcacccagACAAGCAAAGGAGTCTGAGCAGTGAGTGcagaccccaaggaaaggctcagcactcctgggaccctacagcagagctgggcctttctgggggcagctggtgagcccagcaggacaggcagagcagagtcagggctcctggagatgggatgtgctaaagggacagtcagATCATTGtccagcagacaacccccagcagccacctgcagagaaggagcagaagagctcctgaccagcccctgctctgctgcctggagctgtccctgcctgcagctgtgtctctgtgcccaggtgtcctcctgtcagtgtcacagaccccatcccagccactGTGTGCTCAgttctgccctgcagacccctcccagcagccgggcactgcccaggggcagctctgtgtgggccggctctgatcagaacatcagaccaacaataatgagcatggaaaagtcATGCTGCTGATGTCTGGAAGCCAGGGTGTGTCCATTTCTGATACTCACAGGTTTATTCACTGCTAAGAGCCacagatttggaatttcagtgcatcctcctgaactgagacgTTAATTATTGTGTCCCATTGGCCTCATAGACAATCTAGAGTACGAGACCGATAGAACAGGATCCTTACTTTTCACAGAGTCCCTGTCTTGCTGTGCCTTTCCAAAAGCCTCTGAGGAATGTCctaaagtgatctggagctaTGAGCAGCTGCTTCCCAAGCAGAACCCACTCCATACCTagaccctgcccagccagaggttgctccttccacccacagcttctccccacagcaccgtggggatctccccggggaggctgagcactgaccctggcaggcggcagagtccctgccccggcacagccctggggtgcagggaccctgctctgcaggacagccctgggcacccttggctgcaaaaccatctgctttgattttcaaaattgctgaaCAAAGTTCCCCTCCATAgggatcccacaagctgtggctgttccagctttaggagatgcctccaggagctacagctgcattgccctgcacccagagacttaccatggcaaggctgcaaagatttctcctccagtgagctctcagtcatcctcccaatgctgaccacctttaatctccCTCTGCCtcgctcgtctccctgagatccccaggcagagccctcagccctgctgcgctttgcagaggagctgctcctgggcagagctgtctctctgcagcgctgccacttgccatgagctgcctgtgtcccaggagcccagcccagctcagcagcacaggagcagcccaaggcactttaatgacccctctggtgggtttggtgctgaggccATGAACATCAGACCCTGAGAGGCAGTTGAAGAAACCtgtcaagaagtccaagtcagattcaaactccaaagtttcttgtaatgttaatgggtcccactgaggaacactactgaggaaatgaccccagggtctggttagagaagaaaactggaggcagaaatgACAGATCAGGAAAaccaaggtgaaggtctctctgatgctgagtaaaactggatgtgtttcactaatcaaagggccaagccctgacccccaaccctgggaaaggagatcctgtccct containing:
- the LOC136000291 gene encoding olfactory receptor 14J1-like — its product is MSYDRYVAICKPLHYGTLLGSRACVHMAAAAWATGFLYALLHTANTFSLPLCKGNALDQFFCEIPQILKLSCSQSYFREAGLLVVSACLGFGCFVFIVVSYVQILRAVLRIPSEQGRHKAFSMCLPHLAVVSLFVSTGMFAYLKTPSISSPSLDLVVSVLYTVVPPAVNPLIYSMRNQELKDALWKLAGVVRVAPVAQHLQLDVIHDPRELVLKRQEEMSRLFLSALQKDRGGENKSFWYHHGKTELQTVKYGVISST